In Cydia splendana chromosome 26, ilCydSple1.2, whole genome shotgun sequence, the following are encoded in one genomic region:
- the LOC134803162 gene encoding histone H1C-like, with product MADTAVAADAPAPATPAKKPKASASAGAKKPKAKPTHPKTSEMVNSAIKELKERSGSSLQAIKKYIAAQYKVDAEKLAPFIRKYLKSAVESGALIQTKGKGASGSFKLESKTSSAGKKPAAAKKSSAKSSAAAKKPAAAKPAKAKKAAASPAKPKAATKDKKAAAAKKKPAAKKPSTPAKGKSAAAPKAKKTAKPPTKKPKAPKPKKAAAAPKAKPAAKKAASKK from the coding sequence atggccgatACCGCAGTTGCAGCCGACGCTCCCGCCCCGGCGACGCCCGCGAAGAAGCCTAAGGCGTCCGCCTCCGCAGGCGCTAAGAAGCCTAAGGCGAAGCCCACCCACCCTAAGACGTCCGAGATGGTTAACAGCGCCATCAAGGAGCTGAAGGAGAGGAGCGGTTCGTCCCTGCAGGCTATCAAGAAATACATCGCCGCCCAGTACAAGGTCGACGCCGAGAAACTGGCACCTTTCATCAGAAAATATTTGAAGAGCGCAGTCGAATCCGGCGCACTCATACAGACCAAAGGCAAGGGCGCGTCCGGTTCGTTCAAACTGGAGTCGAAGACATCATCCGCCGGCAAGAAGCCCGCCGCGGCCAAGAAATCTAGCGCTAAATCATCAGCCGCCGCTAAGAAGCCCGCCGCAGCAAAGCCCGCTAAGGCTAAGAAGGCCGCCGCATCCCCGGCCAAGCCTAAGGCCGCCACGAAGGACAAGAAGGCCGCCGCCGCCAAAAAGAAGCCCGCAGCGAAGAAACCTTCCACCCCCGCCAAGGGCAAGAGCGCCGCCGCGCCTAAGGCCAAGAAGACCGCGAAGCCGCCGACCAAGAAGCCTAAAGCTCCCAAGCCGAAGAAGGCTGCGGCCGCTCCCAAAGCGAAGCCCGCCGCTAAGAAGGCTGCCTCGAAGAAGTAA